The following are encoded together in the Pectinophora gossypiella chromosome 14, ilPecGoss1.1, whole genome shotgun sequence genome:
- the LOC126372403 gene encoding nuclear pore complex protein Nup160 homolog — MEFIDAIPVTFKEITPNYNVPEKWKEIILNTGGTHSTLQDIKLPHKAGGYWYEDSKKANTRNRLIYWQTTSDAIELSEASLDVNLSSCNLRCKVAPGTPPLNNMTIYERRSAQEVVILAATVSSVHRLVFPHPDVLDKKATFGSMSTTSPSIFHDISALSNPNHYYILNQFSNATTGVAHTCASLLRDNGEAVFALAFGHGGEGSLLLVKLPIAGSAVTTILKRESTVPRFLSGITGALRGKSATDGVEIYGVVLTGGLAVAVCGDTCLRAWSVDEGGAPAAVSPPLSQTMVRPKPPPHGHMLQKTTGADGSAVLVAYLSFPNECEFVVMKMHDGGPGVVKFSHICRIFGPQLDLLDYTIGYSEGNNVIWALWSQPDGETVITSSALGAEVSWRAVCGRDAAAPLPQLASHTHYRDRLMAPGLFPPAVINKALVIYRRTWGGECSGAGAEADAGEAAVAAVQARLRHLAARAQPQDHSHLMHKCWSDLYSWCMQYMEGLQKPLGLMVSTHGADLENGWWCAVVRRAGISLVRELEPLERMMLSPDSVQLDNVSGGETGELSTDAVRVVMAGALWERAAGAGGAAELERRLFAAAAPQHRLLPRLLHLLLAPRPDNAAAATPTLTPQQIDELSSILEPIKDLQSAVLELNDALRLDVPDIDVTKNEDEDYSEYDNLFASDLGVSVVTEAIRQMAEMRSRVVRGALAALGAARGAGGVPGAGHCAVHWQAYRALLWLRAQTLRRPSASSAEAFRLKLSALGAEPRWAGGAAAGGSCVHAYARAAGGGRARAHLAAARAPSHWHHALPLLTYHLAHQLWAVSGGFEFGWWLASINQPRLVQTYVAMLEPWCEWNACSRQFILGLSLLELEQPEAAYTAFCKAAKGVSTEPFLRQLVAAPDARLTQHQALVLYYMKVIKLFEIHDAGACVVRLAETAISIADKDDPNLAMFQWLVFKWHLAGGRVQRALSAAAANPAASARAAAAATLLTTLASRRQLGALLPCGALAGEAERAAAARAKLHDAHAHNPYYDFLYALHVSRHHYRKAAAVMYERAARCEAERAEGGGDAAAGRRRWLAAALVCLRLAQPQHAFLARPGRGNLQVIGPEELAAELREEDPDSMDPVQRALLGSENIDFDSLYPRLKEADAETLLAVTKRVLSTDQFLPRWFLMRYMEVDGAGCIRALLCGGRLVEAGAACCGALRRALLALQPHARAAPRRAPLALADRLLAELAAHLQHPPHKEVYDELNQLVKEYTEVVIRTSEDMKVARIEHAIVN, encoded by the exons ATGGAGTTCATTGACGCTATACCGGTTACTTTCAAAGAAATTACACCAAATTATAATGTTCCTGAAAAATGGAAGGAAATCATACTTAACACGG GTGGTACCCACAGTACATTACAAGATATCAAACTGCCGCATAAAGCTGGGGGTTATTGGTACGAAGACTCTAAGAAAGCCAACACTAGAAACCGTCTTATTTACTG GCAGACGACTTCAGATGCTATAGAACTGTCGGAGGCGTCCTTAGATGTAAACCTTTCATCATGTAATCTAAGATGCAAGGTGGCTCCAGGCACACCACCATTGAACAACATGACAATATATGAAAGGCGTAGTGCACAGGAAGTGGTCATATTAGCTGCTACAGTTTCCTCAGTTCACAGACTAGTTTTTCCTCACCCAGATGTATTGGATAAGAAG GCAACATTTGGATCAATGAGTACAACATCTCCATCAATATTCCACGATATCAGTGCTTTGAGCAATCCAAATCATTACTACATTCTCAACCAGTTTTCTAATGCAA CAACTGGAGTAGCACACACTTGTGCATCTCTGCTGCGCGACAATGGAGAGGCGGTGTTTGCGCTGGCATTCGGCCACGGGGGTGAGGGATCTCTTCTCCTAGTCAAGCTGCCTATTGCTGGCAGTGCAGTCACCACTATACTGAAGAGAGAATCCACTGTGCCAAGGTTCCTGTCGGGAATCACAGGAGCTCTCAG AGGAAAAAGCGCAACAGATGGGGTAGAGATATACGGCGTGGTGCTGACTGGTGGGTTAGCGGTGGCCGTGTGCGGGGACACGTGCCTGCGCGCGTGGTCGGTCGACGAGGGCGGCGCGCCGGCCGCCGTGTCGCCGCCGCTGTCGCAGACCATGGTGCGACCTAAGCCGCCTC CACACGGCCACATGCTGCAAAAGACGACGGGCGCCGATGGCAGCGCGGTGCTCGTCGCTTACCTATCGTTCCCCAACGAGTGCGAATTCGTCGTCATGAAGATGCACGACGGAGGACCCGGCGTCGTCAAGTTCTCGCATATTTGCCGGATTTTTGGGCCCCAG CTGGACCTCCTGGATTACACAATAGGCTATAGCGAAGGCAACAATGTTATCTGGGCTCTATGGAGCCAACCTGATGGGGAAACTGTCATCACTA GCAGCGCGCTGGGCGCGGAGGTGTCGTGGCGGGCGGTGTGCGGGCGGGACGCGGCGGCGCCGCTGCCGCAGCTGGCGTCGCACACGCACTACCGCGACCGACTCATGGCGCCCGGGCTCTTCCCGCCCGCTGTCATCAACAAGGCGCTTGTG ATATACCGTCGTACATGGGGCGGCGAGtgcagcggcgcgggcgcagaggCGGACGCGGGcgaggcggcggtggcggccGTGCAGGCGCGGCTGCGGCAcctcgcggcgcgcgcgcagccgCAGGACCACTCGCATCTCATGCACAA ATGCTGGTCAGATTTGTACAGTTGGTGCATGCAGTATATGGAAGGACTTCAGAAACCCCTTGGTCTCATGGTTTCGACGCAT GGCGCGGATTTAGAAAACGGGTGGTGGTGCGCGGTGGTGCGGCGCGCGGGCATCTCGCTGGTGCGCGAGCTGGAGCCGCTCGAGCGCATGATGCTGTCGCCCGACTCCGTGCAGCTGGACAACGTCTCTG GTGGCGAGACAGGCGAGCTGTCGACAGACGCGGTCCGCGTAGTGATGGCCGGCGCTTTGTGGGAGCGTGCTGCGGGCGCGGGCGGGGCTGCAGAGTTAGAGCGGCGGCTGttcgcggccgccgcgccgcagcACCGCCTGCTGCCGCGCCTGCTGCATCTGCTGCTAGCGCCGCGACCCGACAACGCTGCAGCAGCCACGCCG ACTCTGACGCCTCAGCAGATCGATGAACTCTCGTCTATTCTGGAACCAATAAAAGACTTGCAAAGCGCAGTCTTGGAACTCAACGACGCTCTGAGACTGGATGTACCGGATATCGACGTCACTAAGA ATGAAGATGAAGACTACAGCGAGTACGACAATCTATTCGCAAGCGACCTGGGCGTATCTGTCGTAACTGAAGCAATTCGACAAATGGCTGAAATGAG GTCTCGCGTGGTCCGCGGGGCGCTGGCGGCCCTgggtgcggcgcggggcgcgggtgGGGTGCCGGGCGCCGGCCACTGCGCCGTGCACTGGCAGGCCTACCGCGCGCTGCTCTGGCTGCGGGCGCAGACGCTCAGGAGACC GTCGGCGAGCTCCGCAGAGGCGTTCCGCCTGAAGCTGTCGGCGCTGGGCGCGGAGCCCCGctgggcgggcggcgcggcggcgggcggcagCTGCGTGCACGCGTACGCGCGCGCCGCGGGCGGCggccgcgcgcgcgcgcacctggccgcggcgcgcgcgccctCGCACTGGCACCACGCGCTGCCGCTGCTCACCTACCACCTGGCGCACCAGCT ATGGGCAGTGAGCGGCGGGTTCGAGTTCGGGTGGTGGCTGGCGAGCATCAACCAGCCGCGGCTAGTACAGACCTACGTCGCCATGCTGGAGCCCTGGTGCGAGTGGAATGCTTGCTCGC GCCAGTTCATACTAGGCCTGTCCCTGCTGGAGTTGGAGCAGCCGGAGGCGGCGTACACTGCGTTCTGCAAGGCGGCCAAGGGCGTGAGCACGGAGCCCTTCCTGCGGCAGCTGGTGGCCGCGCCCGACGCGCGCCTCACTCAGCACCAGGCGCTCGTGCTCTACTACATGAAG GTGATAAAGCTGTTCGAGATCCACGACGCGGGCGCGTGCGTGGTGCGCCTGGCCGAGACCGCCATCAGTATCGCAGACAAGGATGACCCTAATTTG GCCATGTTCCAGTGGCTAGTGTTCAAGTGGCACCTGGCCGGCGGGCGCGTGCAGCGCGCACTGAGCGCGGCCGCCGCTAATCCCGCCGCAAGTGCGCGCGCAGCCGCCGCTGCTACGCTGCTCACCACGCTCG CGTCGCGGCGCCAGCTGGGCGCGCTGCTGCCGTGCGGCGCGCTGGCGGGCGAGGCGGagcgcgcggccgcggcgcgggCCAAGCTGCACGACGCGCATGCGCACAACCCCTACTACGACTTCCTCTACGCGCTGCACGTCTCCCGCCACCACTACAGGAAAG CCGCGGCCGTGATGTAcgagcgcgcggcgcggtgcgagGCGGAGCGGGCGGAGGGCGGCGGCGACGCGGCGGCGGGCCGCAGGCGCTGGCTGGCGGCCGCGCTCGTGTGCCTGCGGCTGGCGCAGCCCCAACACGCCTTCCTAGCCAGGCCCGGCCGCGGGAACCTGCAG GTGATCGGACCGGAGGAACTAGCGGCAGAGCTTCGTGAGGAAGATCCGGACTCGATGGATCCGGTGCAGCGGGCGCTACTGG GAAGTGAAAACATAGACTTCGACAGTTTGTATCCGAGGCTGAAAGAGGCAGACGCGGAGACTCTATTGGCGGTGACAAAGAGAGTGCTCAGTACTGACCAGTTCCTGCCGCGCTGGTTCCTCATGAGATATAtg GAGGTGGACGGCGCCGGCTGCATCCGCGCGCTGCTGTGCGGCGGGCGCTTGGTGGAGGCGGGCGCGGCGTGCTGCGGCGCACTGCGGCGCGCGCTGCTGGCGCTGCAGCCGCACGCGcgggccgcgccgcgccgcgcgccgctggCGCTCGCCGACCGCCTGCTGGCCGAGCTCGCCGCGCATCTGCAGCACCCCCCGCACAAAGAG GTGTACGACGAGTTGAATCAGTTGGTAAAAGAATATACTGAAGTTGTTATCAGGACATCCGAAGATATGAAAGTGGCGAGAATCGAGCATGCTATTGTgaattaa
- the LOC126372409 gene encoding peroxisomal membrane protein PMP34, which translates to MAPSLFSYETLVHALAGATGSVVGMAAFYPLDTLRSRLQVEDPKKLQGSSWELLLKLANEEGIDSLYRGLTPVLQSLSVSNFVYFYTFHALRRSCAKNTSALQDLMFGIVAGSINVLITSPLWVVNTRMKLEKNSYKNLSQGLFTLYKNEGAKGLWSGTVPSLLLVSNPAIQFMVYEALKRNLVARGRFDTYTAFLVGALAKAVATTVTYPLQLIQSRLRAGTSMKPLLKDVKSNPLTIFRGLEAKLLQTVMTAALMFLIYEKLVRLVLTIMRVRLTKH; encoded by the exons ATGGCTCCTTCTCTATTTAGTTATGAAACTCTTGTACATGCATTGGCCGGTGCCAcg GGTAGCGTGGTCGGAATGGCCGCGTTTTATCCTTTGGACACATTAAGGTCCAGATTACAAG TGGAGGACccaaagaagctgcaaggatcATCTTGGGAATTGCTTCTTAAACTGGCAAACGAAGAAGGTATTGATTCCTTGTATCGAGGCCTGACTCCTGTTCTGCAGTCACTATCAGTGTCGAATTTTGTTTACTTCTATACTTTCCATGCTCTTCGCAGATCTTGTGCCAAAAACACATCTGCCCTTCAAGACTTGATGTTCGGTATTGTTGCTGGCAGTATCAATGTCCTGATCACTTCTCCACTATGGGTTGTCAACACTAGAATGAAGCTGGAAAaaaattcatacaaaaacctaTCTCAAGGCCTTTTTACTCTCTATAAAAATGAAGGGGCAAAAGGTTTGTGGTCAGGCACAGTACCCTCCCTTCTGCTTGTGTCAAATCCAGCCATACAATTCATGGTTTATGAAGCTTTGAAGAGGAATTTGGTAGCTAGAGGGCGGTTTGACACATACACAGCATTTTTGGTAGGAGCATTAGCTAAAGCAGTAGCAACTACAGTCACATACCCACTTCAACTGATACAGTCCAGATTGCGTGCTGGAACTAGCATGAAGCCCTTGTTGAAGGATGTTAAATCTAATCCCCTCACAATATTCAGAGGACTGGAAGCCAAGTTACTGCAGACTGTCATGACAGCTGCACTCATGTTTCTTATCTATGAGAAGCTTGTTCGCTTAGTATTGACTATAATGAGAGTTAGGTTGACTAAACATTAA